GAGTTGTGATTGATACTGAATCCATTAATTCTTTTGAAAACAGCATTTCAGCTGAAGCTTTAGCTGCTGCAGCTGCACATGTTCCAGTTGTATAGCCACAATTTAATAATTTTTGATTAACTAATCGTTTATCTGCCATATACAATCCTCAATATATCAAATAGTTAGCAATTTAAAATTAAACTAAATAAAAAACAAATTCAAAAAACTCAAAATAACTTATTTTACAACTACAATAGTAAAATAACCCATCTCATCATCAAATTCATCTAATCCTATAGAAAGCTTTTCGTTTTCTAAGCCACAGTTTTGAACTGCATATACATTATTTTCAAGTTTTAATTCTTTTAATACTTCAATTAATTTAGGCATGGATTTACCTATCTTCATTAAAACTTTTGTTCCAGGTAATTGTAAAGCTTCCCTAATATCAATACCTGTTGCTGGAATTATATGTAAAGGTTCATCCATAGTTGTTAAACCTATCTTTAATTTAGAAGCAGATGCACAGAAACTTGTTACTCCAGGAATCACTTCAACATCATAATTTTTTTCTAATAATTTATCCATAGTATAAGCAAATGTTGAAAATATTGTAACATCCCCTAAATTTAACATAACAACATCATTTCCACTATCAAGAATCTTCTCTATAGATTCTGCAGCTTCTTTATGACTTTGAGCTAGAATATTTTTATCTTTGGTCATGGGAAATTTTAATTTAATTATCTCCTTATCTGATAAGTCTATTGCCTTAGATACAATAGATAATGCTAATGATTCACCATTTCCTGTATGTGGCGTTGCAATATAATTACATTTAGATATTATATTCATTGCTTTTACAGTAATTAAGTTAGGATCACCAGGACCAATACTTACTCCATATAATCTTCCTTTTTCCATTTTAAATACCTTTATACTTTATTATAAAAAATATATTAATTTAAACATAAAATAAAAATCATTTAATTATTTAAATTTTAAAAAAATCAGTAAGCTAATTTTAAAGTTGAATTAATAATTAGGATGAAAATTTTTAAATTAAAATTTATAAAACATCAAATAATCTATATTTATTAGAATACTCTTTAAATATAAACTAAAATATATATTAAACTTTAATTTTATACTACTTTAATTTAAAAATATGTTTATGACAATATATAAATATAATCTTTGATTTCC
Above is a window of Methanobrevibacter olleyae DNA encoding:
- the cobI gene encoding precorrin-2 C(20)-methyltransferase, with protein sequence MEKGRLYGVSIGPGDPNLITVKAMNIISKCNYIATPHTGNGESLALSIVSKAIDLSDKEIIKLKFPMTKDKNILAQSHKEAAESIEKILDSGNDVVMLNLGDVTIFSTFAYTMDKLLEKNYDVEVIPGVTSFCASASKLKIGLTTMDEPLHIIPATGIDIREALQLPGTKVLMKIGKSMPKLIEVLKELKLENNVYAVQNCGLENEKLSIGLDEFDDEMGYFTIVVVK